In uncultured Draconibacterium sp., one genomic interval encodes:
- a CDS encoding glycoside hydrolase family 95 protein, with translation MNRLNYLLNFILLGLLVLSQSCCTKPAAENATSTHVLWYDKPATFFEESLVLGNGKMGASVFGGVESDKIYLNDITLWSGEPVDPYMNPEAYKYVPKIREALANENYELADELNHNLMGKYSQSYAPLGTLFLDFQYNGNVENYHRELDIDKAVSTISYQVDGVTYKREYFVSYPDQVMVVKLSADKKDALNFAVKFDSQLHFNTTADEDVLKVEGYAPYQALPNYHAGDEEPIKFDENRGTHFSTYMKVESDSGNSMYTDSVLTVSGASEAVLYVSIATSFNGFDKDPAKEGLDNKAIAQKQLNEADKKGVDEIEEAHIADYNALMKRVQLDLGETTAPELPTDERLKRYFSGAEDKNLEVLYFQYGRYLLIASSRTEGVPANLQGLWNPHLQPPWSSNYTMNINVEENYWMAETGNLSEMHRPLLSFIGNVAKTGAITAKTFYGVDKGWVSCHNSDIWAMSNPVGGFGEGDPVWACWNMSGPWLSTHLWEHYQFTQDVDFLKNEGYPLMKGAAEFCLNWMVEDKNGNLITSPSTSPENKYITDKGYRGATLYGGTADLAMIRECFLQTIQASKVLNVDDEFRTEMELALAKMYPYQIGKKGNLQEWYYDWEDAEPKHRHQSHLFGLHPGNHITPDETPELAEACKTTLEIKGDETTGWSKGWRINLWARLLDGNHAYKMYRELLSYVDPSGTETQYSKGGGTYPNLFDAHPPFQIDGNFGGSAGVVEMLMQSHQDRIDLLPALPDAWPTGSISGICARGGYEISMNWSEGKLNTVTIFAKAGGSTKLVCQGKEKEIDLAKGESLTFEW, from the coding sequence ATGAATCGACTCAACTATCTTTTAAATTTTATTCTGCTTGGTTTGCTGGTTTTAAGCCAGTCGTGCTGTACCAAACCTGCCGCAGAAAATGCTACTTCAACACATGTTTTATGGTACGATAAACCAGCCACCTTTTTCGAAGAAAGCCTTGTGCTCGGAAACGGAAAAATGGGAGCTTCTGTTTTTGGAGGTGTGGAGTCGGATAAAATTTATTTAAACGATATAACACTTTGGTCGGGAGAGCCGGTTGATCCTTATATGAATCCCGAGGCATACAAATATGTGCCAAAAATACGGGAAGCACTGGCTAATGAGAATTACGAGTTGGCGGATGAATTGAATCATAACTTAATGGGGAAATATTCTCAATCGTACGCGCCACTGGGTACTTTGTTTTTGGATTTTCAGTACAACGGGAATGTGGAAAATTACCATCGCGAGCTGGATATCGATAAGGCCGTTTCAACAATATCGTACCAGGTGGATGGTGTTACTTATAAACGTGAGTATTTTGTTTCGTATCCCGATCAGGTTATGGTAGTGAAACTAAGCGCCGATAAAAAAGATGCGTTGAACTTTGCTGTTAAGTTCGACAGCCAGTTGCATTTCAATACTACGGCAGACGAAGATGTATTAAAGGTGGAAGGATATGCGCCTTATCAGGCGTTGCCAAATTACCATGCTGGAGATGAGGAACCAATTAAATTTGATGAAAACCGAGGGACCCACTTTTCAACTTATATGAAAGTGGAGAGTGACAGTGGTAATTCCATGTATACGGATAGCGTCTTAACGGTTTCGGGGGCGAGTGAAGCGGTTCTTTATGTTTCAATAGCCACCAGTTTTAATGGCTTTGATAAAGATCCTGCCAAAGAAGGTTTGGACAACAAAGCCATTGCGCAAAAACAGTTGAATGAAGCGGATAAAAAAGGAGTTGACGAAATTGAAGAAGCACATATTGCCGATTACAACGCGTTAATGAAACGCGTTCAGCTCGATTTGGGCGAAACAACAGCACCCGAACTTCCTACCGACGAACGATTAAAAAGATATTTTAGTGGAGCAGAAGATAAAAACCTGGAAGTGCTGTATTTCCAGTACGGACGCTATTTGCTGATTGCCAGCTCGCGAACCGAAGGTGTGCCGGCCAACCTGCAGGGGCTTTGGAACCCGCATCTTCAACCGCCATGGAGCAGTAATTACACTATGAATATTAACGTCGAGGAAAATTACTGGATGGCTGAAACCGGCAACCTGAGCGAAATGCACCGCCCCCTGTTGTCATTTATTGGCAATGTGGCAAAAACCGGAGCTATCACGGCAAAAACATTTTATGGTGTTGATAAGGGCTGGGTATCCTGTCATAATTCAGATATCTGGGCCATGAGCAATCCTGTTGGAGGTTTTGGCGAGGGCGATCCGGTGTGGGCATGCTGGAATATGAGCGGACCGTGGTTGTCGACTCATTTGTGGGAACACTACCAGTTTACCCAGGATGTTGATTTCCTGAAAAACGAAGGTTATCCATTGATGAAAGGTGCAGCTGAATTTTGTTTAAACTGGATGGTTGAAGATAAAAATGGCAATTTGATCACTTCGCCGTCTACCTCGCCCGAGAACAAATATATAACCGATAAAGGTTATCGCGGAGCTACTCTATATGGTGGAACAGCCGACCTTGCGATGATCAGAGAATGTTTTTTACAGACCATTCAGGCTTCGAAAGTTCTGAATGTAGATGATGAGTTCAGGACTGAGATGGAACTGGCTTTGGCAAAAATGTATCCTTACCAGATAGGGAAAAAGGGCAACCTGCAGGAGTGGTATTACGATTGGGAAGATGCCGAACCGAAACACCGTCACCAGTCGCATTTGTTTGGTTTGCATCCGGGCAACCATATCACTCCTGACGAAACTCCGGAGTTGGCTGAAGCCTGCAAAACAACGCTCGAAATAAAGGGTGATGAAACAACGGGCTGGTCGAAAGGCTGGCGTATAAACCTGTGGGCGCGTTTGCTCGACGGTAACCACGCCTATAAAATGTACCGAGAATTACTGAGTTATGTCGATCCGTCAGGTACCGAAACACAATACAGTAAGGGTGGGGGAACTTACCCGAATTTGTTCGATGCACATCCGCCATTCCAAATTGACGGCAACTTTGGAGGCTCGGCAGGAGTTGTCGAAATGTTGATGCAGTCGCATCAAGACCGTATCGATTTATTACCTGCTTTACCCGACGCATGGCCGACTGGTTCCATTAGCGGAATTTGTGCACGTGGCGGTTATGAAATTTCAATGAACTGGAGCGAAGGAAAATTAAATACCGTTACTATTTTTGCCAAAGCCGGCGGCAGTACAAAGCTGGTTTGCCAGGGAAAAGAAAAAGAAATTGATTTGGCAAAAGGAGAATCGCTTACATTTGAATGGTAA
- a CDS encoding aminodeoxychorismate synthase component I, whose product MKQKVSRFLIFLQHSMKESKTIIAEMNELGRRNEAFVFVIDFDGTKAKLFRLDETDKIWWQANNRSNYARPTTENKEIEWETEPVSFSHYKKGFDLVQHHIHNGDTYLLNYTQPTRVRTNLSPEEIFHHSEARYKVLLKDEFVCFSPERFVQIDAGKISSYPMKGTMDASLPNAKERILNDSKELAEHNTIVDLIRNDLSLVAKNVTVEKFRYLERLKTNQRDLWQVSSKISGDLPKNYTEQIGDIIFKMLPAGSICGAPKKKTVEIIKAAENYARGFYTGIFGYFDGHNLDSCVLIRYIETHGDELIYKSGGGITFLSNAESEYEELVKKVYIPVFRKD is encoded by the coding sequence TTGAAACAGAAAGTATCGCGCTTTTTAATATTTTTGCAGCACAGCATGAAAGAAAGCAAAACGATAATAGCGGAAATGAATGAACTGGGCCGCAGGAACGAGGCCTTTGTTTTTGTGATCGATTTTGACGGCACAAAAGCAAAGCTCTTCAGGCTCGACGAAACGGACAAAATATGGTGGCAGGCAAATAATCGATCGAATTATGCCCGGCCAACAACTGAAAATAAAGAAATAGAATGGGAAACTGAACCGGTTTCATTCAGCCATTATAAAAAGGGATTTGATCTTGTTCAGCATCACATTCACAACGGCGATACCTATTTGCTGAATTACACGCAGCCAACAAGGGTAAGAACCAACCTCTCGCCGGAAGAGATCTTTCACCACAGCGAGGCCCGCTATAAGGTGCTGCTGAAAGATGAGTTTGTATGTTTTTCGCCCGAGCGATTTGTGCAGATCGATGCCGGAAAAATTTCATCGTACCCCATGAAAGGAACGATGGACGCTTCGTTGCCGAATGCTAAGGAACGTATTTTGAACGACTCGAAAGAACTGGCCGAGCATAATACAATTGTAGACTTGATTAGAAACGACCTGAGCCTGGTGGCTAAAAATGTAACGGTTGAAAAATTTCGTTACCTCGAGCGGCTAAAAACCAACCAGCGCGATTTGTGGCAGGTGAGTTCGAAAATAAGTGGTGATCTGCCCAAAAACTACACGGAGCAAATTGGCGATATTATATTTAAAATGCTGCCCGCCGGATCGATTTGTGGTGCGCCAAAAAAGAAAACCGTGGAGATTATTAAAGCGGCCGAAAATTACGCCCGTGGTTTTTACACAGGCATTTTTGGCTATTTCGACGGACACAATCTCGACAGTTGTGTGTTGATTCGCTACATTGAAACGCATGGTGACGAGTTGATATACAAAAGCGGTGGCGGAATAACTTTTTTAAGCAATGCCGAAAGCGAATATGAAGAGCTGGTGAAGAAGGTTTATATTCCGGTTTTTAGGAAAGATTGA
- a CDS encoding carboxylesterase family protein — translation MIFIAFAFVACTEKDPNPVLTIEGGQIQGVETEVEGIVAYKGVPFAAPPVGELRWTEPQPVVPWEGVKIADTYGDAASQTTWDPESFYGREWQASGTAPFTEDCLYLNIWTPAAGQVDEKLPVAMWIHGGGYREGFSYEPEMDGGVDYASRGVILVQVTYRLGILGFFSHPLLSAESPNGVSGNYGVMDQAAALKWIHDNIDQFGGDPDNIMIFGQSAGGGSVQTLLASPKSRDYVAKAISMSAGGLGAGRRPSMPFDTIQNNNKKMMDYFDITTLDEMRSLSFDSLTTLVNKYGAETRRRAFFSPVVENYFLTGSFSEMAQANEIPDIPYMFGFTANDMNDMTKAVADFCLLREEQSDQPAYAYLFSRQLPGDESGAFHSSDLWYVFHSFKHSWRPFTAGDEALSLHMVDCWTNFAKYGDPNGKDGGEWTPYTKGTPEFMVFDADDTDDISALTDSPKFLGGGFPR, via the coding sequence GTGATTTTCATTGCATTTGCTTTTGTGGCCTGCACTGAAAAAGATCCTAATCCTGTGTTGACAATTGAAGGTGGCCAGATACAGGGTGTTGAAACCGAAGTAGAAGGAATTGTTGCATACAAAGGTGTTCCTTTTGCAGCTCCACCAGTTGGAGAATTACGTTGGACAGAACCACAACCGGTTGTTCCGTGGGAAGGTGTAAAAATTGCTGATACATACGGTGACGCTGCATCACAGACTACCTGGGACCCGGAAAGTTTTTATGGACGTGAATGGCAAGCCAGTGGTACAGCGCCGTTTACAGAAGATTGTCTTTACCTGAATATTTGGACTCCTGCAGCTGGTCAGGTTGATGAAAAATTACCTGTTGCAATGTGGATACATGGTGGCGGTTATCGTGAAGGTTTTTCATATGAACCGGAAATGGATGGCGGCGTTGACTATGCTTCAAGAGGGGTAATTTTAGTTCAGGTAACTTATCGTCTTGGTATATTGGGATTCTTTTCTCACCCATTATTATCAGCTGAAAGTCCGAACGGTGTTTCAGGAAATTATGGTGTAATGGACCAGGCTGCAGCATTAAAATGGATTCATGATAATATTGATCAGTTTGGTGGCGATCCTGATAACATTATGATTTTTGGTCAGAGTGCCGGAGGTGGAAGTGTTCAAACTTTGCTTGCTTCACCAAAATCAAGAGATTATGTTGCCAAGGCAATCAGTATGAGTGCTGGTGGATTAGGTGCTGGAAGAAGACCTTCAATGCCTTTTGATACCATTCAAAATAACAACAAAAAAATGATGGATTATTTTGACATCACCACACTTGACGAAATGCGTTCTCTTTCATTTGACTCGTTGACGACACTAGTCAACAAATATGGTGCAGAAACGCGTAGACGCGCATTTTTTAGCCCGGTTGTTGAAAACTACTTCTTAACCGGATCATTTTCAGAAATGGCTCAGGCCAATGAAATTCCCGATATTCCTTATATGTTTGGTTTTACTGCAAACGATATGAACGATATGACCAAAGCAGTAGCAGATTTCTGTTTATTGCGTGAAGAACAAAGTGATCAACCAGCTTATGCATATCTTTTCTCTCGTCAGCTTCCCGGAGACGAAAGTGGAGCTTTCCACTCCTCTGATTTGTGGTATGTGTTCCATTCGTTTAAACACAGTTGGAGACCATTTACAGCTGGCGATGAAGCTTTGAGTTTACACATGGTAGATTGCTGGACAAACTTTGCTAAATACGGTGATCCTAATGGTAAAGATGGTGGCGAGTGGACTCCATATACAAAAGGGACACCTGAATTTATGGTGTTTGATGCCGACGATACTGATGATATCAGTGCATTGACTGATAGCCCTAAATTTTTAGGTGGCGGTTTCCCAAGATAG
- a CDS encoding gamma carbonic anhydrase family protein: MAIIKELKDKTPKIGKDCFLAETATLIGDVEIGDNCSIWYSAVIRGDVHYIKIGNNTNVQDNATIHATYQKSPTNIGNNVTIAHGAIVHGCTIKDNVMIGMNAVVLDNAIVESNSIIAAGSVVTKNTRVESGSVYAGVPAKKVKDISPELLHGEVERIANAYHMYSSWYK, translated from the coding sequence ATGGCAATTATAAAAGAACTAAAAGATAAGACTCCTAAAATTGGAAAAGACTGTTTCCTGGCTGAAACAGCAACACTTATTGGAGATGTGGAAATAGGCGATAACTGCAGTATTTGGTACAGCGCTGTAATTCGTGGCGATGTTCATTACATAAAAATAGGTAACAACACCAATGTGCAGGACAACGCTACCATACACGCTACCTACCAGAAAAGCCCTACCAATATTGGGAACAACGTGACCATCGCGCACGGAGCCATCGTTCATGGCTGCACCATTAAGGACAACGTAATGATTGGCATGAACGCTGTTGTACTTGACAATGCAATTGTTGAAAGCAATTCGATAATTGCTGCCGGCTCGGTGGTTACCAAAAATACACGTGTTGAATCGGGCAGTGTTTATGCAGGCGTTCCGGCTAAAAAAGTTAAAGATATCAGCCCTGAGCTGTTACATGGCGAGGTGGAACGAATTGCAAATGCCTATCATATGTATTCGAGCTGGTATAAATAA
- a CDS encoding aminotransferase class IV, translating into MQLLETIKCKDGRLYNLEYHQARFDVARMKYFPNAPKLKLEELILIPETCKEGLFRCRVVYAEQVEKIEFLPHQYRSIDSIRLIVDNNIEYGSKYTDREQLQHLFELRGDCDDILIVQNNCITDSFTANPIFFDGQKWWTPDTPLLPGTQRARLLAENKISVCRITVNDLNNYQKIGLINALQNMDDMPVLPIERIRNNPSFNQNG; encoded by the coding sequence ATGCAATTACTTGAAACCATAAAATGTAAAGACGGGAGACTGTATAATTTGGAATATCACCAGGCGCGGTTTGATGTGGCGCGGATGAAATACTTTCCAAATGCGCCAAAGCTAAAGCTTGAAGAGCTAATTCTAATTCCGGAGACCTGCAAAGAAGGGCTTTTCCGCTGCCGCGTAGTTTATGCCGAACAGGTGGAAAAGATCGAATTTCTGCCTCACCAATATCGTTCTATCGATAGTATCCGTCTGATTGTAGACAACAACATTGAATACGGAAGCAAATACACCGACCGTGAACAATTACAGCATTTGTTTGAGCTGCGCGGCGATTGCGACGATATCCTCATCGTACAAAACAATTGTATTACCGACAGTTTTACTGCTAATCCTATTTTTTTCGATGGTCAGAAATGGTGGACACCCGACACTCCCCTGCTTCCCGGAACACAACGTGCCCGTTTACTTGCCGAAAACAAAATTTCGGTTTGCCGCATTACCGTTAACGACCTAAACAACTACCAAAAAATTGGTTTGATAAATGCCCTTCAGAATATGGACGACATGCCGGTGTTGCCGATTGAAAGGATTAGAAATAATCCTTCATTCAACCAAAATGGCTAA
- a CDS encoding 2-oxoacid:acceptor oxidoreductase subunit alpha gives MKETKVIELEEVAIRFSGDSGDGMQLTGTLFSDTTALLGNDISTFPDYPSEIRAPQGTVGGVSGFQVQFGKKQVNTPGDNANVLVAMNPAAIKANARFLEPGGTIIYDSDSFTEKNLKKANFETDDPFAECNLQDFFKIPVPISSLTQEGLKDFGLDNKSVLRSKNMFALGLVCWMFNRPLDYVEEFVKNKFRKKPVVVESNIKVLHDGYNYGLTMQHMTPSYLVHPAEIENGTYRNINGNHATAWGLLAAAEKSGLELFLGSYPITPATDILTALSERKDLGVKTFQAEDEIAGICSAIGASFAGDLAVTTTSGPGLALKGEAIGLAVMAELPLVIVNVQRGGPSTGLPTKTEQSDLMQALYGRNGESPVVVLAASTPSDCFHYAYMSAKIALERMVPVILLTDGFLGNGSEPWKIPAMADLPTITPRIANDSEEFMAYKRDVATLAREWAFPGMAGFEHRIGGLEKNITGTVSHDPENHQVNSEIREEKVQRVVDMIPELEICGDEDGGDVLVVSWGGTFGHTASTVRELRLAGKNVSLAHFNYIKPLPKNTKEVFSKFKKIIVCELNLGQFAAYLRNELPEFNYYQANKLKGLPFTVSELKESITKLLED, from the coding sequence ATGAAAGAAACTAAAGTTATCGAACTGGAAGAAGTTGCCATTAGGTTTTCCGGCGATTCCGGCGATGGAATGCAGCTTACGGGAACCTTGTTCTCCGACACAACAGCACTTCTTGGAAATGATATTTCCACCTTTCCGGATTATCCATCCGAAATTCGTGCACCGCAGGGAACAGTAGGGGGTGTATCAGGTTTTCAGGTACAATTTGGAAAAAAACAAGTGAATACCCCGGGAGATAATGCCAATGTGTTGGTTGCCATGAATCCGGCTGCCATTAAGGCAAATGCGCGCTTTTTAGAGCCCGGTGGTACTATTATATACGATTCTGATTCGTTTACTGAAAAGAACCTCAAGAAGGCAAACTTTGAAACCGATGATCCTTTCGCGGAATGTAACCTCCAGGATTTCTTTAAGATCCCGGTGCCAATTTCAAGTCTTACACAAGAAGGGCTGAAGGATTTTGGTCTGGATAACAAAAGTGTATTGCGAAGCAAAAACATGTTTGCTTTAGGTTTGGTATGCTGGATGTTTAATCGCCCGCTGGATTACGTTGAGGAATTTGTAAAAAATAAATTCAGGAAAAAACCGGTTGTTGTTGAATCGAACATTAAAGTGTTACACGATGGTTATAACTACGGTTTAACCATGCAGCATATGACGCCAAGTTATCTGGTGCATCCGGCAGAAATTGAAAACGGTACTTACCGAAATATAAATGGTAACCATGCTACGGCTTGGGGCCTTTTAGCGGCCGCTGAAAAATCGGGGTTGGAGCTGTTTTTGGGATCATACCCAATTACTCCTGCAACTGATATTTTAACCGCATTGTCAGAGCGAAAAGACCTGGGCGTAAAAACATTCCAGGCCGAAGATGAAATTGCAGGTATCTGCTCAGCTATCGGTGCTTCGTTTGCCGGCGATCTTGCCGTTACTACCACTTCAGGTCCGGGATTGGCATTAAAAGGTGAGGCAATTGGTTTGGCTGTTATGGCCGAATTGCCGCTGGTAATTGTAAACGTTCAGCGTGGTGGCCCGTCAACCGGCCTGCCAACAAAAACCGAGCAATCGGATTTGATGCAGGCCTTATACGGACGTAACGGCGAAAGCCCGGTTGTGGTTTTGGCAGCCAGCACACCGTCTGATTGTTTCCATTATGCTTATATGTCGGCAAAAATTGCCCTGGAAAGAATGGTTCCGGTTATTTTGCTAACCGATGGTTTCTTAGGAAACGGTAGCGAGCCCTGGAAAATTCCTGCAATGGCCGATTTACCGACTATTACTCCACGAATTGCGAACGACAGCGAAGAATTCATGGCTTATAAACGCGATGTGGCAACGTTGGCACGCGAGTGGGCATTTCCTGGAATGGCAGGTTTTGAGCACCGAATTGGTGGATTAGAAAAGAACATAACCGGTACCGTAAGTCACGATCCGGAAAACCACCAGGTAAACAGTGAGATCAGGGAAGAAAAAGTTCAGCGCGTTGTTGACATGATCCCAGAACTGGAGATTTGTGGCGACGAAGACGGAGGAGATGTTCTTGTTGTAAGCTGGGGAGGAACTTTTGGCCATACAGCCAGCACTGTTCGCGAATTGCGTTTGGCGGGTAAGAATGTTAGTCTGGCTCATTTTAACTACATTAAGCCGCTTCCAAAAAATACAAAAGAGGTATTCAGCAAGTTCAAAAAGATTATTGTTTGTGAGCTGAATCTTGGACAGTTTGCAGCCTATTTGCGTAACGAGTTGCCTGAGTTCAACTATTACCAGGCCAACAAACTAAAGGGACTACCTTTTACCGTTAGCGAATTAAAAGAAAGTATTACTAAACTTTTGGAGGACTAA
- a CDS encoding sugar phosphate nucleotidyltransferase, whose protein sequence is MKPTLLILAAGMGSRFGGLKQVEPVGPNGEAIIDYTIFDAIRAGFGKVVFVIRESFADAFKEKFEAKLKGKIDVEYVFQELDNLPEGFTLPEGREKPWGTAHAILVAKDVINEPFCAINADDFYGEGAYQIMADFLNNSVQEQTFSMIGYQLKNTLSEHGSVSRGMCTVNENDNLVKIVETHNIFKKEDAAVTIAEDGSETPLTGNERVSMNFWGFHPSIFKALESKFVQFLKTEIDKPKSEMYIPSVVFEMIGDNEVEVKVLEANSPWFGVTYKEDKPIVVNKIKALIEEGVYPEKIW, encoded by the coding sequence ATGAAACCAACCTTACTCATACTGGCTGCCGGAATGGGAAGTCGTTTTGGAGGCCTTAAACAAGTTGAACCTGTTGGCCCAAATGGAGAAGCTATTATCGACTACACCATTTTCGACGCTATTCGAGCCGGTTTTGGCAAAGTAGTTTTTGTTATTCGCGAAAGTTTTGCCGATGCGTTTAAAGAAAAGTTTGAAGCCAAATTAAAGGGCAAAATTGATGTGGAATATGTTTTTCAGGAACTGGACAACCTGCCTGAAGGATTTACCCTGCCCGAAGGACGTGAAAAACCATGGGGAACGGCACATGCAATTTTGGTTGCCAAAGATGTAATTAACGAGCCTTTTTGTGCCATAAATGCCGACGATTTTTATGGAGAAGGAGCTTACCAGATTATGGCCGACTTTCTGAACAATTCGGTGCAGGAACAAACTTTTTCAATGATCGGTTACCAACTTAAAAACACCTTGTCGGAACACGGATCGGTTTCGCGGGGTATGTGCACTGTAAATGAAAACGACAACCTGGTAAAGATTGTTGAAACACACAACATATTCAAAAAAGAAGATGCTGCTGTTACCATTGCGGAAGATGGATCTGAAACTCCTTTAACAGGTAACGAAAGAGTATCGATGAATTTTTGGGGTTTTCACCCATCCATTTTCAAGGCGCTGGAAAGCAAATTTGTACAATTCCTTAAAACCGAGATCGACAAGCCAAAATCGGAAATGTACATTCCTTCAGTAGTTTTCGAAATGATCGGTGACAACGAGGTGGAAGTAAAAGTGCTGGAAGCCAACTCACCCTGGTTTGGCGTTACCTACAAAGAGGATAAACCAATTGTGGTGAATAAAATTAAAGCCTTAATTGAAGAAGGCGTTTACCCGGAGAAAATCTGGTAA
- a CDS encoding 2-oxoacid:ferredoxin oxidoreductase subunit beta, which translates to MTDVKYTIKDFKSENEVRWCAGCGDFAIINAVQRTMAGMGIPKEKFAVISGIGCSSRFPYYMSTFGFHTIHGRATAVASGVKAANPELSVWVMTGDGDSMAIGGNHFIHLIRRNIDLNVVLFNNRIYGLTKGQYSPTSDRGFVSKTSPFGTVEDPFVPGQLVIGARGSFYARSIDGNLKLSQSIFEKAAEHKGTSVVEVLQNCVIFNNGIHNAITDPNHRADRQLVLEHGKPMLFGAENEKGLVFENGKLKVVKIGENGVTEADIMVHDAMEVDPTLHLALINMALPDFPVAFGVIRAVPAPVYDVEMEAQIKEVQQTRKVSCVDELLNSGNTWDVTGNPNGSNKKCI; encoded by the coding sequence ATGACTGATGTAAAATATACAATTAAAGACTTTAAAAGCGAGAACGAAGTACGTTGGTGTGCGGGGTGTGGCGACTTTGCCATTATTAATGCCGTACAGCGTACCATGGCCGGAATGGGCATTCCGAAAGAGAAATTTGCCGTAATTTCGGGTATTGGTTGTTCTTCGCGTTTCCCCTATTATATGAGTACTTTTGGTTTCCACACCATTCACGGCCGGGCAACGGCAGTTGCATCGGGTGTGAAAGCTGCCAACCCTGAACTGAGTGTTTGGGTAATGACCGGTGATGGTGACTCAATGGCCATTGGTGGTAACCACTTTATTCACCTGATTAGAAGAAATATTGATTTGAATGTGGTGCTGTTTAATAACCGTATTTATGGTTTGACCAAAGGGCAGTACTCTCCAACATCCGATCGTGGATTTGTTAGTAAAACTTCGCCATTCGGAACTGTTGAAGATCCGTTTGTTCCCGGACAATTGGTGATAGGAGCCCGTGGTTCATTCTATGCCCGTTCAATTGACGGAAACCTGAAACTGAGTCAGTCGATCTTCGAAAAAGCTGCAGAGCATAAAGGAACATCTGTAGTTGAGGTACTTCAAAACTGTGTGATCTTTAACAACGGTATTCACAACGCGATTACCGATCCTAATCACCGTGCCGACCGGCAACTGGTTCTTGAACATGGTAAACCAATGTTGTTTGGAGCTGAAAACGAAAAAGGTTTGGTATTCGAGAATGGCAAACTGAAAGTAGTTAAGATTGGTGAAAACGGAGTAACGGAAGCTGACATTATGGTTCACGATGCAATGGAAGTTGATCCAACACTGCATTTGGCGTTAATCAATATGGCTTTGCCCGATTTCCCGGTTGCATTTGGTGTAATTCGTGCAGTGCCTGCTCCTGTTTACGATGTGGAAATGGAAGCACAAATTAAAGAAGTACAGCAAACACGTAAAGTAAGTTGTGTAGATGAGTTATTAAACTCAGGAAATACCTGGGACGTAACCGGAAATCCGAACGGATCGAATAAAAAATGTATTTAG